In Lascolabacillus massiliensis, a single genomic region encodes these proteins:
- a CDS encoding prenyltransferase, whose product MDSKGKLKNLIIATQSWTLTASGSSALIAISYVFYLYKIGAVAEFNWLLGLIALFVAIILQIFVNLINGKKDSKYFIGELLVYVAYGLLIPLGVSFVMTSEIILRMLIVSIPVGLLIVAVVYANNTRDIKKDKDANIKTEAVRLGLEGAQVTYQTLLFAAYLLIAILVSVELLHPITFLTLLSFPLANRNIKKMKMAQHNDNSHIQQLDRQTAKLLILFVVFYSAANFIAPFI is encoded by the coding sequence ATGGATAGTAAAGGTAAATTAAAGAACTTGATTATTGCAACACAATCCTGGACATTAACCGCATCAGGTAGTTCAGCACTTATAGCAATATCATATGTTTTTTATCTCTATAAAATAGGAGCAGTTGCAGAATTTAACTGGTTATTGGGATTAATCGCTCTTTTTGTAGCTATCATCCTTCAGATTTTTGTAAATCTTATAAATGGAAAAAAAGATTCCAAATATTTTATAGGTGAATTGCTGGTATATGTAGCATATGGTTTATTGATACCACTAGGAGTTTCATTTGTCATGACGAGTGAAATTATCTTGAGAATGCTAATAGTTAGTATACCGGTAGGCTTACTTATAGTTGCTGTTGTATATGCTAATAACACACGTGATATAAAAAAAGACAAAGATGCAAATATAAAAACAGAGGCAGTGAGATTAGGTCTGGAAGGCGCTCAAGTTACCTATCAGACTCTACTGTTTGCAGCCTACTTGCTGATAGCGATTCTGGTATCAGTTGAACTACTTCATCCAATTACTTTTCTTACTCTGTTAAGCTTCCCGCTTGCAAACAGAAATATAAAGAAGATGAAAATGGCTCAGCACAATGATAATTCTCATATCCAGCAATTGGACAGACAGACAGCTAAATTGCTTATTTTATTTGTTGTTTTTTACTCAGCAGCAAACTTTATAGCACCATTTATTTAA
- the scpA gene encoding methylmalonyl-CoA mutase, protein MKPNFKEIDINSAGFYKSDVDEWAEKNEIKADWHTPEQIPVKPVYTKEDLEGMEHLEYAAGIPPFLRGPYSTMYVMRPWTIRQYAGFSTAEESNAFYRRNLASGQKGLSVAFDLPTHRGYDADNERVVGDVGKAGVSISSVEDMKILFDGIPLNKMSVSMTMNGAVLPILAFYIVAAQEQGANLDEMAGTIQNDILKEFMVRNTYIYPPEFSMKIIADIFEFTSQKMPKFNSISISGYHMQEAGATADIELAYTLADGIEYLRAGMNAGIPVDKFAPRLSFFWGIGMNHFMEIAKMRAARLLWAKILKSLGAENPKSMALRTHSQTSGWSLTEQDPFNNVGRTAIEAMAAALGHTQSLHTNALDEAIALPTDFSARIARNTQIYLQEETYITKQVDPWAGSYYVESLTQELVDKAWNLIQEIEKLGGMAKAIETGLPKMRIEEAAARTQARIDSGVQAIIGVNKYRLEHEDPIDILDIDNTEVRKQQIERLNKLKAERDNEAVKKALDAITKCVETKEGNLLELSVEAARVRATLGEISDACEKVVGRYNAVIRTISGVYSSESKGDATLDEARALTDKFAAQEGRRPRIMVAKMGQDGHDRGAKVVATGYADCGFDVDMGPLFQTPEEAARQAVENDVHVLGVSSLAAGHKTLVPLVIDELKRLGRPDIVVIVGGVIPAQDYDFLYKAGVAAIFGPGSRVTKSAVDIMHILMDE, encoded by the coding sequence ATGAAACCTAATTTTAAGGAAATTGACATAAACTCGGCCGGATTTTATAAGTCAGATGTTGACGAATGGGCTGAAAAAAATGAGATAAAAGCCGATTGGCATACACCTGAACAGATACCTGTAAAACCGGTATATACCAAAGAAGACCTTGAGGGAATGGAGCATCTTGAATATGCAGCCGGAATTCCTCCCTTTCTTCGTGGACCATATTCAACGATGTATGTTATGCGACCCTGGACTATCCGTCAGTATGCAGGATTCTCCACTGCAGAAGAGTCAAACGCATTCTACCGCCGTAATCTTGCATCAGGACAAAAAGGTCTTTCTGTTGCATTCGACCTTCCAACCCATCGTGGCTATGATGCCGACAACGAGAGGGTAGTAGGTGATGTTGGTAAAGCAGGTGTTTCAATCTCTTCTGTTGAAGATATGAAGATACTTTTCGATGGAATACCATTGAACAAGATGTCTGTATCAATGACAATGAATGGTGCAGTTCTTCCTATTCTTGCATTCTATATTGTTGCAGCTCAGGAGCAGGGTGCCAATCTTGATGAGATGGCAGGTACTATTCAAAACGATATTCTCAAGGAGTTTATGGTTCGTAACACCTATATCTATCCACCTGAATTCTCGATGAAGATTATTGCAGATATTTTTGAATTTACATCACAGAAGATGCCTAAGTTCAACTCTATCTCCATTTCCGGATATCATATGCAGGAAGCTGGTGCCACAGCCGATATCGAGCTTGCATATACACTTGCTGACGGTATAGAATATCTGCGTGCAGGTATGAATGCAGGTATACCGGTGGATAAGTTTGCACCGCGACTCTCATTCTTTTGGGGTATCGGAATGAACCACTTCATGGAGATTGCAAAAATGAGAGCTGCGCGTTTGCTGTGGGCAAAGATCCTGAAAAGTTTAGGTGCTGAAAATCCTAAATCAATGGCATTGCGTACTCACTCGCAAACTTCAGGCTGGTCACTAACAGAGCAGGATCCGTTTAATAATGTTGGTCGCACCGCCATCGAAGCAATGGCTGCAGCACTGGGTCACACTCAGTCACTTCACACAAATGCACTTGATGAGGCAATTGCACTGCCGACCGATTTCTCTGCACGTATTGCAAGAAATACACAGATTTATCTTCAGGAAGAAACCTATATCACTAAGCAGGTAGACCCATGGGCAGGTTCATATTATGTTGAATCTCTCACTCAGGAACTTGTAGATAAAGCATGGAATCTTATCCAGGAGATAGAAAAACTTGGTGGGATGGCCAAGGCTATTGAGACCGGTCTTCCAAAGATGCGTATTGAAGAGGCTGCTGCACGCACACAGGCTAGAATCGACTCAGGAGTTCAGGCTATCATCGGTGTTAATAAATATCGTCTTGAACATGAAGATCCAATCGATATTCTTGATATTGATAATACTGAAGTAAGAAAACAGCAGATTGAAAGACTTAATAAATTAAAGGCAGAACGTGATAACGAAGCTGTTAAGAAAGCACTTGATGCAATCACAAAATGTGTTGAAACCAAAGAAGGTAACCTTCTTGAACTTTCTGTTGAGGCAGCCAGAGTTCGAGCTACATTAGGTGAAATATCAGATGCTTGTGAAAAAGTAGTTGGACGTTATAATGCAGTAATCAGAACAATTTCAGGAGTGTATTCATCAGAATCAAAAGGAGATGCAACGCTAGATGAAGCGCGTGCACTCACAGATAAATTTGCCGCACAGGAAGGACGCAGACCAAGAATTATGGTGGCTAAAATGGGACAGGACGGACATGATCGTGGCGCTAAGGTTGTAGCAACAGGTTATGCTGATTGTGGTTTCGACGTAGATATGGGACCATTATTCCAGACACCTGAAGAGGCAGCCCGTCAAGCAGTTGAAAACGACGTACATGTTCTTGGTGTTTCTTCACTTGCAGCAGGTCACAAAACACTGGTTCCACTTGTTATTGATGAACTCAAGAGACTTGGCAGGCCCGATATAGTTGTGATTGTAGGTGGAGTTATTCCTGCTCAGGATTATGATTTCCTGTATAAGGCAGGTGTAGCGGCTATATTTGGTCCAGGTTCACGTGTAACAAAATCAGCTGTTGACATTATGCACATCCTTATGGATGAGTGA
- a CDS encoding LytR/AlgR family response regulator transcription factor, which yields MMGDKIPEYLHNKSNNVKMILFTALFALLFINLFQPFGSRDWYPDLSDIKYFAYSSLIILTGMLVVVISRTILISYSKKHDILKWHYAICIFCEIIAMSIFYTLFSVLLPKDGLSREISEIFKQSLFNTALVLLLPYTISWLYLSWKEKSSILADIEQGKSNNKQPKSLIAFHDEKGDLKISVMLENLLYVESADNYATIYYINKSNRSHYMIRNSLKWIEENLTEDTPLIRCHRSYIVNLDRVKILKKEKSGIVLELDAEATPNIPVSKTYYDSFMNKFSRYSV from the coding sequence ATGATGGGTGATAAAATCCCTGAATATCTGCACAATAAGAGCAACAACGTAAAAATGATACTCTTCACTGCGTTGTTTGCTTTACTTTTTATTAATCTTTTTCAACCATTTGGTTCAAGAGATTGGTATCCTGATTTATCTGACATAAAGTATTTTGCTTATTCAAGCCTGATAATTCTTACAGGTATGCTGGTGGTTGTAATTAGCAGGACTATATTAATAAGCTATTCAAAAAAGCATGATATTCTTAAGTGGCATTACGCAATTTGCATTTTCTGTGAGATTATTGCAATGTCAATTTTCTATACTCTTTTCTCAGTATTATTGCCAAAGGATGGGTTAAGCAGAGAAATTAGTGAAATATTCAAACAAAGTCTGTTTAATACCGCGCTGGTACTCCTATTACCTTACACAATATCATGGCTATATCTTTCATGGAAAGAGAAAAGCTCTATACTAGCAGATATTGAACAGGGAAAATCAAATAATAAACAGCCGAAATCGTTGATTGCATTCCACGATGAGAAGGGTGATCTGAAGATATCTGTGATGCTCGAGAACCTGCTATATGTAGAGTCGGCCGACAACTATGCTACAATTTACTATATAAATAAATCCAACAGGTCACACTACATGATTCGTAATTCACTCAAATGGATTGAGGAAAATCTAACCGAAGATACTCCTTTGATAAGATGTCATCGCTCTTATATAGTAAATCTGGATAGAGTGAAAATATTGAAAAAAGAAAAAAGTGGAATAGTGTTGGAGTTGGATGCTGAAGCAACACCCAATATTCCGGTTTCGAAGACTTATTATGACTCCTTTATGAATAAATTCTCTCGTTATTCAGTTTAA
- a CDS encoding DUF6051 family protein, translated as MDYYTRYDELTGIFKQGKDIHLNETNIDIKFFEFNSETAKITNESLTNDDSINENICFEYPVFTPSGRNRYSNDEAILLLHGLNERSWSKYLTWAEYLCNNSGKPVILFPISFHINRAPLSWSNPRTMMDLLNFRREKYNNDRSISFANVALSNRLSQKPERFYFSGRQTWADLSTLFEEIMEGKHPLFKEGTKIDIFSYSIGAFLSQVALMANQKDLYSKTRLFMFCGGSIFNSMQGASRSIMDKPAFDIIQDYYLHQFGNDTTNNETGVGWKHDNAFKAFFSMISPERFQLERESFFSSLGKRIKGIALAKDIVIPFKGIQEAMGIKNSEKNIQLLDFEFPYSHENPFPLNSKDKTVVNSAFNKVFSLAVDYLT; from the coding sequence ATGGATTATTACACAAGGTACGATGAATTAACAGGCATTTTTAAACAGGGGAAAGATATTCATCTTAACGAGACAAACATCGATATAAAGTTTTTCGAATTCAATAGTGAAACTGCAAAAATTACAAATGAATCCCTTACAAATGATGACTCGATTAATGAGAATATCTGTTTTGAGTACCCAGTTTTTACTCCATCCGGCAGAAACAGGTATAGCAATGATGAAGCTATCCTTCTATTGCACGGACTTAACGAAAGAAGCTGGAGTAAATACCTGACCTGGGCAGAGTATCTATGCAACAACAGCGGTAAGCCGGTAATACTTTTTCCTATTTCCTTTCATATAAACCGTGCACCATTATCGTGGTCAAATCCAAGAACAATGATGGATCTGCTTAATTTCAGAAGGGAAAAGTATAACAACGATCGTTCAATTAGTTTTGCAAACGTAGCTTTAAGCAATCGTCTGAGTCAAAAGCCTGAGCGGTTCTATTTTTCAGGAAGGCAGACATGGGCTGATCTTTCAACCCTTTTCGAAGAAATTATGGAAGGCAAGCATCCACTTTTCAAAGAGGGAACAAAGATTGATATATTTTCATATTCAATAGGTGCATTCCTTTCTCAAGTTGCGTTAATGGCAAATCAAAAAGACCTTTATTCAAAAACCAGGCTCTTCATGTTTTGTGGAGGCAGTATCTTCAACTCCATGCAAGGAGCATCAAGGAGTATTATGGATAAGCCTGCATTTGATATAATTCAGGATTACTATTTACACCAGTTTGGAAATGACACAACTAATAACGAAACAGGAGTTGGCTGGAAACATGACAATGCTTTTAAAGCATTTTTCAGTATGATCTCACCGGAGAGATTCCAACTTGAAAGAGAGTCCTTCTTTTCATCGTTAGGTAAAAGAATTAAGGGGATTGCACTTGCAAAAGATATTGTAATTCCATTTAAAGGCATACAAGAAGCTATGGGGATAAAAAACAGTGAAAAAAACATACAACTTCTCGATTTTGAGTTTCCATATTCGCATGAAAATCCATTTCCATTAAACAGTAAAGATAAGACGGTAGTAAATTCGGCTTTTAACAAAGTATTCTCATTAGCAGTTGATTATTTAACATAA
- a CDS encoding alpha/beta fold hydrolase, giving the protein MFEKLYYFNGSLFSLNNVWHYIASDNLNETSTDFSIPIYIIHGKYDYQVSHTLSKEYFDKIDAPEKAFYTFENSAHSPNMEEPEKFVGIVREIASEN; this is encoded by the coding sequence TTGTTCGAAAAACTTTACTATTTTAATGGATCTTTGTTTTCTCTCAATAATGTTTGGCACTATATTGCTTCAGACAATTTGAATGAGACTTCAACAGATTTTAGTATACCGATATATATAATCCACGGAAAATATGATTATCAGGTATCCCACACATTGTCCAAAGAATATTTCGACAAAATTGACGCCCCTGAAAAAGCTTTTTATACATTCGAGAATTCGGCTCATTCTCCAAACATGGAGGAACCTGAAAAATTTGTTGGAATTGTTAGGGAGATAGCAAGTGAAAACTGA
- a CDS encoding sensor histidine kinase: protein MKNNILTFVSVAAIFMLIISQVVWVKQLMERDKQRFKMELEETLQNIVTFSLSKELSKKGSANKQDFELIPLDASKLPPGAIIKGSFDTKEYSSDKNLGNFLVGVFAEDLLLENQISLEPIDSLFQREFPHYAEIAAYTMSIQKNDSLLSKLFIDEKDSMILDASNKSVNVSIPLGETGTFRYTAQVVFKPTIYIQRLRSVSALSAIDVILISILLLNQLVQLKRKSVEIDIHKTVVRGIVHDLKSPLAYVFTMLDSFEDNETYEPNKKKYNIAKIRVKHLSKKIEILLSTLRNEKNKLHIQPETFNVTQNCLDILKELKVVYRAKNISHVMQPDNDVLIRVDPIYFEACLRNLLDNAIKYAKNDVLLNISINFKNNQMTLSIADNGKGILANEQKKIFNEFYRSHKDSSLNNHGIGLFFSQRIVQAHSGKILLESVFGKGSTFTIVLPQ, encoded by the coding sequence ATGAAAAATAACATTTTGACTTTCGTTTCTGTAGCTGCCATTTTCATGCTGATAATATCACAAGTAGTATGGGTAAAACAATTAATGGAGCGCGACAAACAACGCTTTAAAATGGAACTGGAGGAAACTTTACAGAATATTGTAACTTTTTCTCTATCTAAAGAGTTAAGTAAGAAAGGAAGTGCTAATAAACAAGATTTTGAACTTATTCCTCTTGATGCTTCCAAGCTGCCACCCGGAGCTATAATTAAAGGATCGTTTGACACCAAAGAATATTCATCCGATAAAAATCTTGGTAATTTCTTAGTAGGAGTTTTTGCAGAAGACCTTTTGTTGGAAAACCAAATTTCACTTGAACCAATCGACTCACTTTTTCAAAGAGAATTTCCACATTATGCCGAAATCGCAGCTTATACAATGTCCATACAAAAAAATGATTCACTATTGAGTAAGCTTTTTATAGACGAAAAAGATTCTATGATACTGGATGCCAGCAATAAAAGTGTTAATGTAAGTATACCGTTAGGTGAAACTGGCACTTTTAGATATACCGCCCAAGTAGTATTCAAGCCTACTATATATATTCAACGTTTGCGATCTGTTTCAGCACTTTCAGCTATAGATGTTATTTTGATTTCAATACTTCTACTTAATCAACTGGTACAATTGAAAAGGAAGTCGGTTGAAATAGATATACATAAAACCGTTGTCAGAGGTATTGTGCATGATTTAAAATCACCACTTGCATATGTATTCACTATGCTTGACTCATTTGAGGATAATGAAACATATGAACCCAACAAAAAGAAATATAATATTGCTAAAATTCGAGTAAAACATCTTTCTAAAAAAATAGAAATTCTTTTATCTACATTAAGAAATGAGAAAAACAAATTACATATCCAACCGGAAACATTTAATGTAACACAAAACTGTCTGGATATACTAAAAGAACTGAAGGTTGTTTACCGTGCAAAAAACATCAGTCATGTTATGCAACCAGACAATGATGTACTTATTAGAGTTGATCCTATATATTTTGAAGCATGCTTACGTAATCTGTTGGACAATGCAATCAAATATGCAAAAAATGATGTCCTGTTAAACATATCTATTAATTTTAAAAATAATCAAATGACATTATCTATTGCTGATAACGGGAAAGGAATACTTGCAAATGAACAAAAGAAAATATTCAATGAGTTTTACCGTTCTCACAAAGACTCATCCCTAAATAATCACGGTATCGGGTTATTTTTTTCGCAAAGGATTGTACAGGCTCATTCAGGTAAAATACTTCTTGAAAGTGTTTTCGGAAAAGGAAGCACTTTTACAATTGTACTACCTCAATAA
- a CDS encoding response regulator transcription factor, translating into MEDNIITKIILVEDDVDMGEVVCTALKTDRYKIHYQTTLIGIEGIVKAFNPSIVILDVEIGEEDGIIAASKLLIEYPQLPILFISSHTDIESVTKGISTGGVGYLRKPFEIKELKAYIDRFSITNKKSSIVRIGSFTLNKTTQSLSNSISLTKQLTPLEYGVLNMLYDYKEEVVTYEQLSEKVWCKKYELTEASMNNVISKLRKIFENDQNVSLQTLKNIGYKFLC; encoded by the coding sequence ATGGAAGATAATATCATAACAAAAATTATCCTTGTTGAAGATGATGTTGATATGGGGGAAGTAGTTTGTACAGCTTTAAAGACTGACCGATACAAAATACATTATCAAACAACACTTATCGGTATTGAAGGAATTGTTAAAGCATTTAATCCTTCAATTGTAATTTTGGATGTGGAAATCGGGGAAGAAGATGGAATTATAGCAGCCTCTAAATTACTGATAGAATATCCACAACTTCCGATATTATTTATTTCTTCACATACAGATATAGAAAGTGTTACAAAGGGTATAAGTACAGGAGGCGTGGGATATTTACGTAAGCCTTTTGAAATAAAAGAATTAAAAGCTTATATTGATAGATTTTCAATAACTAACAAAAAATCATCTATTGTAAGAATAGGGAGTTTTACATTAAATAAAACAACACAGAGTCTAAGCAATTCTATTAGTTTAACAAAACAATTGACTCCTTTAGAATATGGTGTTTTAAATATGTTGTATGACTACAAAGAGGAAGTGGTTACTTATGAGCAGCTTTCGGAAAAAGTCTGGTGTAAAAAATATGAGCTGACAGAAGCTTCAATGAATAATGTGATATCCAAATTGAGAAAAATATTTGAAAATGATCAAAATGTATCCCTTCAAACATTGAAGAATATTGGCTATAAATTTCTTTGCTGA
- a CDS encoding vitamin K epoxide reductase family protein: MRDNILTTFLKLAGVKYTYSFSRQYFTEHPHKFNLFGLSSMLTDYGIENVGVKISDKNDIRSLDPPFIVHTGNDFAVVEKISNDNILFIERNRKIKITLGKFFEMWTGNTLIAETDKTSKEPDYEIHFREELFQNLRKIAILFILLFLFAFAFISYRSFAQMGVVLLLLINFAGVYIGYLLVLKQLHIQSDYADKICSLFKYNDCNNILDSDSAKFMGVIGWSEIGLGYFISNVIILSLLPSLIPCMLFINIFCLPYTFWSIWYQKFKAKQWCPMCLIVLLLLWGIFISGLVFGLINFYSITFWGIVITGGIYTVVILTISMLIPVISRSSKLENIQYEINSIKSDKDVFNTLLEKQPRYEVSKSTSRILLGNPDSNLLFTVFSNPHCNPCSKMHLRINELLRYNKHICVQYIFSSFNEELEISNKYLIGTYLQKNGVAKDIYDRWFEKGKYNKETFFAEHPVNTDMQEVLSEFDLHKQWKEKSGLRATPTILVNGYNLPDNFKIEDMRYFSNTEI; this comes from the coding sequence ATGAGAGATAATATTTTAACTACATTTCTTAAATTAGCTGGAGTGAAATACACCTATTCATTTTCAAGGCAGTATTTTACAGAACACCCACATAAATTTAATTTGTTCGGATTATCATCCATGCTTACAGATTACGGTATTGAGAATGTTGGTGTGAAAATTTCAGATAAGAATGATATCAGATCGTTAGACCCTCCTTTTATTGTTCATACCGGAAATGATTTTGCTGTTGTTGAAAAAATTTCAAACGATAATATCCTTTTTATTGAAAGGAATAGAAAAATAAAAATCACACTGGGCAAGTTTTTTGAAATGTGGACAGGAAACACCCTGATTGCAGAAACAGATAAAACTTCGAAAGAACCGGATTATGAAATTCATTTTAGAGAGGAATTATTTCAGAATTTACGAAAAATCGCGATCCTGTTTATTCTGCTTTTTTTATTTGCCTTTGCTTTTATCTCTTATAGAAGTTTTGCACAGATGGGGGTAGTACTATTGCTTCTGATAAATTTTGCAGGTGTATATATAGGCTATTTATTGGTTTTAAAACAGCTACATATACAAAGTGATTATGCAGATAAAATATGCTCGCTATTTAAATATAATGATTGTAACAACATATTAGATTCTGATTCTGCCAAATTTATGGGCGTTATAGGATGGAGTGAGATTGGTCTGGGCTATTTTATATCAAACGTAATTATTCTTTCACTATTACCGTCATTAATTCCTTGCATGCTTTTTATAAATATCTTTTGCTTACCCTATACCTTCTGGAGTATCTGGTATCAGAAGTTCAAGGCAAAACAATGGTGCCCCATGTGCTTAATTGTATTGTTATTGCTATGGGGAATATTCATTTCTGGTTTGGTATTTGGTCTTATTAATTTTTATTCTATAACTTTCTGGGGGATAGTGATAACTGGTGGTATATATACAGTTGTTATTTTAACCATCAGCATGCTTATCCCGGTGATTTCACGAAGTTCAAAGCTTGAGAATATCCAGTATGAAATTAACAGTATAAAGTCGGATAAGGATGTTTTTAATACACTTTTAGAAAAGCAACCAAGATATGAAGTATCAAAATCTACCTCTAGGATACTTTTAGGAAATCCTGATTCAAATTTATTGTTCACGGTATTTTCTAATCCACATTGCAACCCTTGTTCCAAAATGCATCTACGCATTAATGAATTGTTGAGATATAACAAGCATATTTGCGTACAGTATATTTTCTCTTCTTTTAACGAAGAACTGGAGATATCCAATAAGTATCTGATAGGCACATATCTTCAAAAAAACGGAGTTGCCAAAGATATTTATGACCGATGGTTTGAAAAAGGCAAGTACAATAAAGAGACGTTCTTTGCGGAACATCCAGTAAACACTGATATGCAGGAGGTGCTAAGTGAATTTGATTTACATAAACAATGGAAAGAAAAATCCGGGTTGAGAGCTACACCGACGATTTTGGTAAATGGCTACAATCTGCCGGATAATTTTAAAATTGAAGATATGCGGTATTTTTCAAATACGGAAATTTAA
- a CDS encoding TIGR04149 family rSAM-modified RiPP — MKTLSKLKLQNAVVLENREMMAIYGGSGGSGSLCPDDKPYWIRCSNGNAGCCKYDDVVKCCGS, encoded by the coding sequence ATGAAGACATTAAGTAAACTCAAACTGCAAAATGCGGTAGTTCTTGAAAACAGAGAGATGATGGCTATCTATGGAGGTAGCGGGGGGAGTGGATCGTTATGTCCTGACGATAAACCTTATTGGATAAGATGCAGTAATGGCAACGCAGGGTGCTGTAAGTATGATGACGTAGTGAAGTGCTGTGGATCTTAA
- a CDS encoding GLPGLI family protein, producing MKARLFIQTSLITLIILLPFFTMATTNKPSDNSQLDKTLFRVIYKSTLQATKEKQPVVIIDTMALDISQDQSIYYDWLQSRRDSIASKIKSESTMFIVEPTPEFIQSILANSDNYKITDEESKGETAVIFKTRSSSKVVTTNKKGETFLKLSETVVPQWTMCDDEIQLLGYTAKKATTTFRGRNYTAYFTLDIPINDGPWKLFGLPGLILEAGTDDEILKFEAIGLEQVEGAEITPPVNRKYEDCQNFTDYYNLLEKLNRNINIGYYNKQTFVYIPHKNPYKYPQLELGE from the coding sequence ATGAAAGCAAGACTCTTTATTCAAACATCACTTATTACGCTCATTATACTATTGCCTTTTTTTACTATGGCAACTACAAATAAACCCTCTGATAATTCTCAATTGGATAAAACTCTTTTCAGGGTTATCTACAAGTCAACGTTGCAAGCCACAAAGGAGAAACAACCCGTAGTCATTATTGATACTATGGCGTTAGATATCAGTCAGGACCAATCAATATACTATGATTGGCTTCAGAGCAGGAGAGACTCAATCGCTTCGAAAATAAAGTCGGAAAGTACTATGTTTATTGTTGAACCAACACCAGAATTTATTCAGAGCATATTAGCTAATTCGGACAACTATAAGATAACCGACGAAGAATCAAAAGGAGAAACGGCAGTGATTTTTAAAACCCGTTCTTCGAGTAAAGTAGTGACAACGAATAAAAAAGGGGAAACATTTTTAAAATTGTCAGAAACAGTTGTACCTCAATGGACTATGTGCGATGATGAGATACAACTTTTAGGTTACACAGCGAAAAAAGCGACAACTACATTCAGAGGTAGAAATTATACAGCATATTTTACATTGGATATTCCCATTAATGATGGTCCATGGAAACTGTTCGGACTTCCCGGATTAATTCTTGAAGCAGGAACAGATGATGAAATACTGAAATTTGAAGCCATAGGTTTAGAGCAAGTTGAAGGTGCAGAGATTACCCCTCCTGTAAATAGAAAATATGAAGATTGTCAAAACTTTACAGATTATTACAATTTGCTTGAAAAACTGAACAGAAATATAAATATAGGATATTACAACAAGCAAACATTTGTCTATATACCGCATAAAAATCCATACAAATATCCTCAATTAGAGTTAGGAGAATAG